A genome region from Nocardioides cynanchi includes the following:
- a CDS encoding diacylglycerol/lipid kinase family protein, translating into MDPLLVITNEDAGTADDEALESALRILRTHCSVEVQSTSKPGELDGVLQRAGSRRIIVAGGDGSLHAVISALYRRHDLAGAVVGLLPMGTGNDFARTLGIPLDLDEAAELVVTGEVRPMDLIVDELGEIVVNNVHVGAGAQASRRGARWKERLGSVGFGKVNLGKLGYPIGAVLSAFHPPSVHMHVEVDGQVVTDLDQPVLMVAVGNGANVGGGTELTPEADPEDGKVDVMISHAIGAAAKVGYAVSLRKGEHHRRDDVQYFRARQVTISGDSFWISADGEISGPERQRSWHVEPGAYSFILPEQ; encoded by the coding sequence GTGGACCCGCTGCTCGTGATCACCAATGAGGACGCCGGGACCGCCGACGACGAGGCGCTCGAGTCGGCCCTCCGGATCCTGCGCACGCACTGCTCGGTGGAGGTGCAGTCCACCTCCAAGCCCGGCGAGCTCGACGGCGTGCTCCAGCGTGCGGGCTCGCGGCGGATCATCGTCGCCGGAGGTGACGGCAGCCTGCACGCGGTGATCTCCGCGCTCTACCGGCGCCACGACCTGGCCGGGGCCGTGGTCGGCCTGCTGCCGATGGGCACCGGCAACGACTTCGCGCGCACCCTCGGGATCCCGCTCGACCTCGACGAGGCGGCCGAGCTGGTCGTCACCGGCGAGGTGCGGCCGATGGACCTGATCGTCGACGAGCTCGGCGAGATCGTGGTCAACAACGTGCACGTGGGCGCCGGCGCCCAGGCCAGCCGCCGGGGCGCCCGCTGGAAGGAGCGCCTCGGCTCGGTCGGGTTCGGCAAGGTCAACCTCGGCAAGCTCGGCTACCCGATCGGCGCGGTGCTCTCGGCGTTCCACCCCCCGAGCGTGCACATGCACGTCGAGGTCGACGGCCAGGTCGTCACCGACCTCGACCAGCCGGTGCTGATGGTCGCGGTCGGCAACGGCGCGAACGTCGGCGGCGGCACCGAGCTGACCCCGGAGGCAGACCCCGAGGACGGCAAGGTCGACGTGATGATCTCGCACGCGATCGGAGCCGCGGCCAAGGTCGGCTACGCCGTCTCGCTGCGCAAGGGCGAGCACCACCGGCGCGACGACGTGCAGTACTTCCGGGCCCGGCAGGTCACCATCTCCGGCGACTCCTTCTGGATCAGTGCCGACGGGGAGATCAGCGGCCCGGAGCGCCAGCGCAGCTGGCACGTCGAGCCGGGGGCCTACTCCTTCATCCTGCCCGAGCAGTAG
- the lysS gene encoding lysine--tRNA ligase yields MATKDPVDWVTRAADDAVRHHEKTGAMGPVTCSSGISPSGRVHLGNLREFLMPHFVADELRRRGVAVRHLHVWDDYDRFRKVPHGVDPAFAEHIGRPLVDVPDPWSCHDSWSTHFKEPVIETFAALGAEVETISQAERYRSGIYRDEVLRAVRHRAEIDAVLEKYRTRKPPSSDEPDALDDHAAQEAEALAESVANDEEEAAPGTGVGYFPFRPYCHDCGRDTTTVTSYDDETSDLAYVCSVCDYHGTTNLATQDEGKLVWKVDWPMRWAFEHVDFEPAGMDHATPGSSFTVGHELVESVWGYPRPAWFGYGFVGFAGMQKMSSSAGGAPTASDALTVLEPGILRWLYVRRQPKQTFDIDFGPEVVRLYDEWDALGRKAADPARRDLQVLAHERAAATASSGPLPAPRVVVPFRMLASVADVTAGSAEQISRIVSHLGHAHDSVDDLEPRLSRAMAWTEQFVPESERTSVRSEPDAVAIEALSSQEREWLSLLLTGLQGDLELDAVTSLVYGVPKLARGMALDDQPTDEVKADQKEFFTLLYHLLVDADRGPRLPTLIVALGTERVRSLLGA; encoded by the coding sequence ATGGCCACGAAGGACCCCGTCGACTGGGTGACCCGTGCTGCCGACGACGCCGTCCGCCACCACGAGAAGACCGGGGCGATGGGTCCGGTGACCTGCTCGTCCGGCATCTCGCCGTCCGGCCGGGTCCACCTGGGCAACCTGCGCGAGTTCCTGATGCCGCACTTCGTGGCCGACGAGCTGCGCCGTCGGGGCGTCGCCGTCCGCCACCTGCACGTGTGGGACGACTACGACCGGTTCCGCAAGGTGCCGCACGGTGTGGACCCCGCGTTCGCCGAGCACATCGGGCGGCCCCTGGTCGACGTGCCCGACCCCTGGAGCTGCCACGACTCCTGGTCGACGCACTTCAAGGAGCCGGTGATCGAGACCTTCGCGGCGCTCGGTGCCGAGGTGGAGACGATCTCGCAGGCCGAGCGCTACCGCTCCGGCATCTACCGCGACGAGGTGCTGCGCGCCGTCCGCCACCGGGCCGAGATCGACGCCGTGCTCGAGAAGTACCGCACCCGGAAGCCCCCGTCGTCCGACGAGCCGGACGCGCTCGACGACCACGCCGCCCAGGAGGCCGAGGCGCTGGCCGAGTCGGTGGCCAACGACGAGGAGGAGGCGGCCCCCGGCACAGGCGTCGGCTACTTCCCCTTCCGGCCCTACTGCCACGACTGCGGCCGCGACACCACCACGGTCACGTCGTACGACGACGAGACCTCCGATCTCGCCTACGTCTGCTCGGTGTGCGACTACCACGGGACGACCAACCTGGCGACCCAGGACGAAGGCAAGCTGGTCTGGAAGGTCGACTGGCCCATGCGGTGGGCCTTCGAGCACGTCGACTTCGAGCCGGCCGGGATGGACCACGCGACTCCGGGCTCGTCGTTCACGGTCGGCCACGAGCTGGTCGAGTCGGTGTGGGGCTACCCGCGGCCGGCGTGGTTCGGCTACGGCTTCGTCGGCTTCGCGGGCATGCAGAAGATGTCGTCCTCGGCCGGCGGTGCACCCACCGCCTCGGACGCCCTGACGGTGCTCGAGCCCGGCATCCTGCGCTGGCTCTACGTCCGCCGCCAGCCGAAGCAGACCTTCGACATCGACTTCGGCCCCGAGGTCGTGCGCCTGTACGACGAGTGGGACGCGCTCGGCCGGAAGGCCGCCGACCCCGCCAGGCGCGACCTGCAGGTGCTGGCCCACGAGCGGGCCGCGGCCACCGCGTCGTCCGGTCCGCTGCCAGCGCCGCGGGTCGTCGTTCCGTTCCGGATGCTGGCCTCGGTGGCCGACGTGACCGCCGGGTCCGCCGAGCAGATCAGCCGGATCGTCTCCCACCTGGGGCACGCCCACGACTCCGTCGACGACCTCGAGCCACGACTGTCGCGGGCCATGGCCTGGACCGAGCAGTTCGTGCCCGAGTCCGAGCGCACGTCGGTGCGCTCCGAGCCCGACGCCGTCGCCATCGAGGCTCTCTCCTCCCAGGAGCGGGAGTGGCTCTCACTGCTCCTGACCGGGCTCCAGGGCGACCTGGAGCTCGATGCGGTGACCTCGCTGGTGTACGGCGTACCGAAGCTGGCGCGCGGGATGGCGCTCGACGACCAGCCCACGGACGAGGTGAAGGCCGACCAGAAGGAGTTCTTCACCCTGCTCTACCACCTGCTGGTCGACGCCGACCGCGGCCCGCGGCTGCCCACGCTGATCGTGGCGCTGGGCACCGAGCGGGTGCGCTCGCTGCTGGGCGCCTAG
- a CDS encoding DNA-binding response regulator produces the protein MAPRRRAVTVLAALGLDPEAEHRYHQVLPLSGTPIAGVASALGVPEEHLGQTLAPLLAHRIVSVTEGRLRVRPLAEALAEALAREADATAATRERLDGLAAAVPLLVAAGSRPGPGEVEDVGAIDGEVSSGGNALALLTALIEQSKGDLLFLRPDTWMMPRESAMARVVGRAVASGRRSRAIYPVRAAREAPEALEARVAEGEEVRLLDDLPTRLMIIGTTHAIVPEPLGFADEPRILVRQGAIVGALTLLFELYWQRAVAAPELLDSPTGQRAFLLRQLASGAKDEQIARTLGVGLRTVRRRVAELMIELGVDTRFQAGAEAVRRGWL, from the coding sequence ATGGCTCCTCGGCGTCGTGCCGTCACGGTCCTGGCGGCGCTCGGTCTCGATCCCGAGGCGGAGCACCGGTACCACCAGGTCCTCCCGCTCTCCGGAACGCCGATCGCCGGCGTCGCCTCCGCGCTCGGCGTACCCGAGGAGCACCTCGGCCAGACCCTGGCCCCCCTCCTCGCTCACCGGATCGTCTCCGTGACCGAGGGCCGCCTGCGGGTCAGGCCTCTGGCCGAGGCCCTGGCGGAGGCGTTGGCGCGCGAGGCGGACGCGACAGCGGCCACCCGCGAGCGGCTCGACGGGCTGGCGGCCGCCGTCCCGTTGCTGGTGGCCGCGGGCTCGCGGCCCGGTCCGGGGGAGGTCGAGGACGTCGGGGCGATCGACGGCGAGGTCAGCTCCGGTGGCAACGCCCTGGCCCTGCTCACCGCGCTGATCGAGCAGAGCAAGGGCGACCTGCTGTTCCTGCGCCCCGACACCTGGATGATGCCGCGCGAGTCGGCGATGGCGCGGGTGGTCGGCCGGGCCGTGGCGTCCGGTCGCCGTTCCCGGGCCATCTACCCGGTGCGAGCGGCCCGGGAGGCGCCCGAGGCCCTCGAGGCGCGGGTGGCCGAGGGTGAGGAGGTGCGGTTGCTCGACGACCTGCCCACCCGCCTGATGATCATCGGGACCACCCACGCGATCGTGCCCGAGCCCCTGGGGTTCGCCGACGAGCCGCGGATCCTGGTGCGGCAGGGCGCGATCGTCGGGGCGCTCACCCTGCTGTTCGAGCTCTACTGGCAGCGCGCGGTCGCCGCACCCGAGCTCCTCGACAGTCCCACCGGGCAGCGCGCCTTCCTGCTCCGCCAGCTGGCCTCGGGGGCGAAGGACGAGCAGATCGCGCGCACCCTGGGCGTCGGCCTGCGGACCGTACGCCGGCGGGTCGCCGAGCTGATGATCGAGCTGGGGGTGGACACGCGCTTCCAGGCCGGGGCCGAGGCCGTACGCCGCGGCTGGCTGTAG